From the Streptomyces sp. Sge12 genome, the window AGGCCGCGGAGACCCTGGCGATCCTGAACCTGGCCTCGGCGGGCGACCACATCGTCTCCAGCGCCTCCCTCTACGGCGGCACGTACAACCTGTTCCGCCACACCCTGCCCAAGTTCGGCATCGAGGTGTCGTTCGTCGAGGACCCCGACGACCTCGACGCCTGGCGGGCCGCCGTACGGCCGCACACCAAGGCCCTGTTCGCGGAGACCCTCGGCAACCCGCGCGGCAACGTCCTCGACGTCCGGGGCGTGGCCGACGTCGCGCACGCGGCGGGTCTGCCGCTCATCGTCGACAACACCGTGCCCACGCCGTACCTGCTGCGCCCCATCGAGCACGGGGCGGACGTCGTCGTCCACTCGGCCACCAAGTTCCTCGGCGGGCACGGCACCACACTCGGCGGCGTGGTCGTCGACGCCGGCACCTTCGACTTCGGCGCGCACCCCGAGCGCTTCCCCGACTTCACCGAACCCGACCCCAGCTACCACGGCCTGCGCTACTGGCCCGCCCTCGGCGCGGGCGCGTACGCGGTGAAGCTGCGCGTGCAGCTGCTGCGCGACCTCGGCCCCGCCATCGCACCGCACTCGGCGTTCCTGCTCCTGCAGGGCGTGGAGACGCTGAGCCTGCGGCTGGAGCGGCACTCGTCGAACGCTCAGGCACTGGCGGAGTGGCTCGAACAGCGCGACGAGGTGTCGGCGGTTCACTACCCCGGCCTGCCGTCCAACCGCTGGTACGAGGCCGGGCGCCGGTACCTGCCGCGCGGCGCCGGGGCCGTGCTCTCGTTCGAGCTGCGGGGCGGTGTGGAGGCGGGGCGCCGGTTCGTGGACGGGCTGGAGCTGTTCAGCCACCTCGCCAACATCGGCGACGTGCGCAGCCTCGTCATCCACCCCGCATCCACCACCCACAGCCAGCTCGACGAGGCACAGCTCGCCGCCACCGGCACCACCCCCGGACTGGTGCGCCTGTCGGTCGGGATCGAGAACCCGGCCGATCTGAAGGCCGACCTGGAGGCCGGCTTCCGCGCGGCGAAGGAGGCGTCCTGAACCCCGCCACAGCGGCCCCGGCCACGGAGGTCCCCCTTCCCGCCACCGGTGCGTGGCGGGAAGGGGACCCGCCCGGCCGCCGTCAGTGGCACCGGCGGGCGCTGCCGCTGGCGCTGGAGGCGGGCGGTGTGCTGCCGGGGGTGCGGCTGGCGTTCGAGACCTGGGGGCGGCTCGCACCCGACCGTTCGAACGCGGTCCTCGTCCTGCACGCACTGACCGGTGACAGCCACGTCGCGGGTGCCCCGGGTCCCGGCCACCCGACCCCGGGATGGTGGGACGCGCTGGTCGGCCCGGGCCGGGCGCTCGACACCGACCGGTGGTTCGTGGTGGCGCCGAACGTACTGGGCGGCTGTCAGGGAAGCACGGGGCCGGCCTCGGCGGGCCCCGGCGGGCGTCCCTGGGGCGGTGCGTTCCCCCGGCTGACCCAGCGCGACCAGGTGCGGGCCGAGAGCGGGCTCGCCGACGCGCTCGGCATCGGGCGCTGGGCGCTGGTGATCGGGGGCTCCATGGGCGGGATGCGGGCGTTGGAGTGGGCGGTCGGTGAACCCCGCCGCGTGGCCGCGCTGTTGCTGCTCGCCTGCCCGGCGGCGGCGAGCGCGGACCAGATCGCCTGGGCCACCGCGCAGGTGCACGCGATCCGTGCGGACCCCCATTGGCGGGGCGGCGACTACCACGACGCCGGGCCGGGGCGGGGGCCGGGCGCGGGGCTGGGCATCGCCCGCCGCATCGCGCACATCACCTACCGGTCGGCCGCGGAGTTGCAGGCCCGCTTCGGGCACGAGGCCCAGGAGGGGGAGCAGCCCCGGCTCGGCGGCCGGTACCGGGTCGAGTCCTATCTCGACCACCAGGCCGCCAAGCTCCTGAGGCGGTTCGACGCGGCCAGCTACGTCACCCTGGTCGAGGCCATGAACACCCACGACATCGGGCGGGCCCGTGACGGTCGGCGCACGGCCCTCGCCCGGGTACGGGCCCGGACGGTCGTCGCCGGGGTGGACTCCGACCGCCTCTACCCGCTCGCGCAGCAGGAGGAACTGGCCGACGGAATCCCGTCCGCGGACGGGGTCCGGGTCATCCGCTCTCCGTACGGGCACGACGGCTTCCTGTTGGAGACGGACCAGGTCGGCTCACTCGTACGGGAACTCCTCGAGGACGCGCCGCAGTCCTCCGTCCGCCCCGGCGGCTGACGCGCCGAAGGGGCGGGCGGCGGGCGCGCAGAGGGCTCGGCCGCGGTCCCCGGCTGCGCACGTGTGCCTGACCGCCGGCCCGCACAGCTGTCAGGCGCCGGATCGCCCTCCGGCGGCGCATGCAGTGGCCTGGCGGGCTTCGGCTCCCAGGGCCCGGATCTCGGTCAGCAGCTGTGCGTTGGCGACGCCCTTGACGAGGTAGCCGGTGACGCCGACCGCCGCCATCGCGGTGCGCGGTCCCTGGTCGCCGTAGGCGGAGAACGCCAGGATGCGGACGCCGGGGACGGCGCGCAGGATCTGCTCGGCGGTGTACGGGCCACCGCCCGGGAAACGCACGTCGAGGACCACGACGTGCGGCCTTCGGGCGCCGGCGAGCCGGATCGCCTCGTCGGCGTCGGCGGCGCTGCCGGCCACGGTGAGGTCGGGCTGGGCCCCGACGACGTCTGCCAGCGCCGCGCGCAGCATGTCGTTGTCGTCGCAGATCAGCACCTGCAGCGGGCTACGGGCCGTGGCGGGCGGGGTCACGACGGCCCCTGCGGGGCGGTCAGGGAGTCGAAGCGCGCGAGGGGTGCACCGGGCAGCGGTTCGTCCAGCTCGCCGGCCGGCAGGTCGGGCACCCAGAACTCCACCGTCGTGCCGGCACCGGGTGCACTGCTCAGCGTCCACCAGCCGCCGGCGGTCTCGGCGCGTTCCCGCATCTCCATCAGCCCGAAGTGCTCCTGCGACCTGCGGGCGACGGCCACGTGGCCGGTGCCGTCGTCGGCCACGTGGACCCGCAGGCCCCCGTTCTCGGCGGTGACGCCGACCCGTACGGTGCGCGCCCGGGCATGCTTGCGCACGTTCAGCAGCGCCTCCTGCACGATGCGGAAGACGGTGATCGCGGTCTCGGGGGCCGGTTCCTTCTCCAGGTCGTGTTCCAGGGTCGGTTCAAGTCCCCAGCTCCCGGACACCACTTCGTGCAGGTGCTGGGAGAGCGCCTCGACCAGGCCGTGCCGGTCGATGCCGGGCGGCTGGAGCCGGAAGGTGAGGTTGCGCAGGCGTCCCACCGCCTCGCGCACCGAGGCGTCCAGCAGGGAGATTTCATGCGCGTAGGGCTCGCCGGTCCGGTCGGCCAGAAGCTGGAGCCGCATGCCGACAGCGACCATGGCCTGGATGGAGTCGTCGTGCACGTCCCAGGCGATGCGCCGGCGTTCCAGCTCCTGTGCCTGGACGAGGTGGGTGAACAGACGGCGGCGCTCGGTGAGTGCCTGCTCGGCGGCGCGGCGCTCGGTCATGTCCCGCGTCACCTTGCCGAAGCCGCGCAGTGCGCCGGTCTCGTCGAAGAGGGGGGTGATCACGACATTGGCCCAGAATCGGGAGCCGTCCTTGCGGATGCGCCAGCCCTCGTCCTCCAGCCGGCCTTCGGCGATGGCCGTTTCGAGCTCCCGGTGGGGCTTGCGGGCGGCGATGTCCTCGGGCGGGTAGAAGACCGAGAAGTGCTGGCCGATGATGTCCGCGGCACGGAAGCCCTTGATCCGCTCGGCGCCGGCGTTCCAGCTGGACACGTGGCCCTGGGGGTCGAGCATGAAGATGCCGTAGTCGAGGACGCTCGAGACCAGCAGGGTGAACGCCGTCTCGGTCGGGGCGAGGGCGGTGCCCTGTTCGGCGCGGCTGTCTCCGGTCATCGCAGGAGGCCCTCACGGCGGGCCACGGCGACGGCCTCCAGTTGGGAGCGGGCACCGAGTTTCACCAGGACCCGCTGGATGTGGTTCCTGGCGGTGTTGAGGGCGATGCCGAGCCGCCGGCTGATCTCGGCCGTACCCAGGCCGTCGCCGAGCAGGGAGAGGGTCTCGCGCTCGCGCGGGGTGAGGGTCGTACCCGCGCCGGCGGTCCTGCCGGCCAGCCGGTCCAGCGCTCCGCCGAGCAGTCCCCTGCTGAAGGCCACTTCCCCCGCCGCCACCAGGCGTACGCCGTCCTGGAGCTCACGCAGGTTGCCGACCTTGAGGATCAGTCCCGAGCCGCCGGCCTCGGCGACGTCGGCGGCCACCGCCGGGGTGCCTTCGCCGGTCAGCACCAGCACCCGGGCGCCGGGTGCGGCGGCCTTGAGCGCGGCGATGGCGGCGATGCCGTCGCCGTCGGGCAGCCGCCGATCCAGCACCACCACGGCGGGGCGCAGCCGGGCCGCATCGGCCAGCGCGTCCTTCACGCACAGGCTGCGGCCGACCACTTCCAGGTCGTCGGTACGGTCCAGGGCGAGCCGGATCGCCTCGGCCACCATGTCGTGGTCCTCGACGAGCAGGATGGTGATGCGTCCCCCGGCGGTGCGCGGCACCGTGTCCGGTGCGGTCCGCGGTGTCGACGGCATCACAGGGTCCTCGGTGGTAGACGCGGCACGCCGTCGGCGAACAGTTCGTCGACGCCGGTGAGGGTCAGCAGTCGGGCCACCTGCGTGCGGGCGCCCTCGACGCACAGCTCGGTGCCGATCCTATCCGCTGCGGCCTTGGCCTCCACCAGCACGTTGAGCCCCGCGCAGTCGCAGAACCGCAGGTCCCGCAGGTCGAGCACGACACGGTCGGGCCGTCGCGCGAAGCATTCGGTGACCGCGGCGAGCAGCTGCGCGGTGCCGTCCAGGTCCAGCGCGCCGACGAGCCGCAGACCGGCCCCGGCCGCGTCGGGTTCGGTGCTGACCCGGAACGCCGGGCCGGTCACGTCGCGCCTTCTCTCATGCGGCAACCCCAAGCCTGGGCAATGGGCACCAGTCAAGAGTAGTGAATCTGCACCAGAAAAGAACCCGTTCTCCTGACGGGTCACCACTGGATGGGCGGATCGGCCCGAAATCGCACGATAGCAGGGAGCGCGAACCCGTGAACATTTCAAACGGGCTGGGTACCCTGCTGTGGGGGAAACACACCGAGGGACGGGGCCCCGACAAGGCTGCGGGACCGGGGCACCAGTGGGGCACCCGAGCAGCGAGGTGCGCAGTGGAGTGGAAGGGGCGTGGGGATGGAGCTCTCGTCGGCCATTTCGCACGACGCCCGTCACGCGCAGGAACGCGTGAATTTCGACGGCGCACCCGGCTGCATCGCCGAAGCACGGGACACCGCCGACGCCTTTCTCCGCCACCACTGCGCGCCCACCCACGGAACCTTTCACGATGACGTCCTGCTGGTCGTCTCCGAGCTGGTGACCAACGCCGTCCGCCACGCTCCCGGCCCCTTCGTCCTGGGGCTCGGTCTGGTTCCCGGCGGGATCGAGGTCACCGTGCGGGACACGAGCCCGCGTCCCCCGCACTCCCGGACCCCCGACCGGACCGGCGGACGCGGGTGGACCATCGTCCAGGCCCTCGCCCACCGGGTCCGTGTCGTCCCCTGCCACGACGGCAAGACCGTCCACGCGGAGCTGGTCCAGTAGTCCCGTCGACGGTCAGGCGCGGGGCGGGCGCGTCGCGGTGTCCAGGTAGAAGGAATCGATGCTCTGGACGGCCTGCTCGAACTCTTCCAGGTTCACGGGCTTCGTCACGTAGGCGTTGGCGTGGCTGGTGTAGGCGCCGGCGACGTCGTCCGGGGCGGAGGACGTGGTG encodes:
- a CDS encoding bifunctional o-acetylhomoserine/o-acetylserine sulfhydrylase, whose product is MSQPIDAVTAGHTPESEPTRSATPAWSFETKQLHAGTAPDPATGARAVPIYQTTSFVFRDTQHASDLFSLAEPGNIYTRIHNPTQDALEQRIAALEGGVAAVALASGQAAETLAILNLASAGDHIVSSASLYGGTYNLFRHTLPKFGIEVSFVEDPDDLDAWRAAVRPHTKALFAETLGNPRGNVLDVRGVADVAHAAGLPLIVDNTVPTPYLLRPIEHGADVVVHSATKFLGGHGTTLGGVVVDAGTFDFGAHPERFPDFTEPDPSYHGLRYWPALGAGAYAVKLRVQLLRDLGPAIAPHSAFLLLQGVETLSLRLERHSSNAQALAEWLEQRDEVSAVHYPGLPSNRWYEAGRRYLPRGAGAVLSFELRGGVEAGRRFVDGLELFSHLANIGDVRSLVIHPASTTHSQLDEAQLAATGTTPGLVRLSVGIENPADLKADLEAGFRAAKEAS
- the metX gene encoding homoserine O-acetyltransferase MetX; its protein translation is MNPATAAPATEVPLPATGAWREGDPPGRRQWHRRALPLALEAGGVLPGVRLAFETWGRLAPDRSNAVLVLHALTGDSHVAGAPGPGHPTPGWWDALVGPGRALDTDRWFVVAPNVLGGCQGSTGPASAGPGGRPWGGAFPRLTQRDQVRAESGLADALGIGRWALVIGGSMGGMRALEWAVGEPRRVAALLLLACPAAASADQIAWATAQVHAIRADPHWRGGDYHDAGPGRGPGAGLGIARRIAHITYRSAAELQARFGHEAQEGEQPRLGGRYRVESYLDHQAAKLLRRFDAASYVTLVEAMNTHDIGRARDGRRTALARVRARTVVAGVDSDRLYPLAQQEELADGIPSADGVRVIRSPYGHDGFLLETDQVGSLVRELLEDAPQSSVRPGG
- a CDS encoding response regulator, which codes for MTPPATARSPLQVLICDDNDMLRAALADVVGAQPDLTVAGSAADADEAIRLAGARRPHVVVLDVRFPGGGPYTAEQILRAVPGVRILAFSAYGDQGPRTAMAAVGVTGYLVKGVANAQLLTEIRALGAEARQATACAAGGRSGA
- a CDS encoding PAS domain-containing sensor histidine kinase, translating into MTGDSRAEQGTALAPTETAFTLLVSSVLDYGIFMLDPQGHVSSWNAGAERIKGFRAADIIGQHFSVFYPPEDIAARKPHRELETAIAEGRLEDEGWRIRKDGSRFWANVVITPLFDETGALRGFGKVTRDMTERRAAEQALTERRRLFTHLVQAQELERRRIAWDVHDDSIQAMVAVGMRLQLLADRTGEPYAHEISLLDASVREAVGRLRNLTFRLQPPGIDRHGLVEALSQHLHEVVSGSWGLEPTLEHDLEKEPAPETAITVFRIVQEALLNVRKHARARTVRVGVTAENGGLRVHVADDGTGHVAVARRSQEHFGLMEMRERAETAGGWWTLSSAPGAGTTVEFWVPDLPAGELDEPLPGAPLARFDSLTAPQGPS
- a CDS encoding response regulator transcription factor; amino-acid sequence: MPSTPRTAPDTVPRTAGGRITILLVEDHDMVAEAIRLALDRTDDLEVVGRSLCVKDALADAARLRPAVVVLDRRLPDGDGIAAIAALKAAAPGARVLVLTGEGTPAVAADVAEAGGSGLILKVGNLRELQDGVRLVAAGEVAFSRGLLGGALDRLAGRTAGAGTTLTPRERETLSLLGDGLGTAEISRRLGIALNTARNHIQRVLVKLGARSQLEAVAVARREGLLR
- a CDS encoding STAS domain-containing protein, with product MTGPAFRVSTEPDAAGAGLRLVGALDLDGTAQLLAAVTECFARRPDRVVLDLRDLRFCDCAGLNVLVEAKAAADRIGTELCVEGARTQVARLLTLTGVDELFADGVPRLPPRTL
- a CDS encoding ATP-binding protein translates to MELSSAISHDARHAQERVNFDGAPGCIAEARDTADAFLRHHCAPTHGTFHDDVLLVVSELVTNAVRHAPGPFVLGLGLVPGGIEVTVRDTSPRPPHSRTPDRTGGRGWTIVQALAHRVRVVPCHDGKTVHAELVQ